The following proteins are encoded in a genomic region of Triticum dicoccoides isolate Atlit2015 ecotype Zavitan chromosome 1B, WEW_v2.0, whole genome shotgun sequence:
- the LOC119337665 gene encoding uncharacterized protein LOC119337665 isoform X1, with the protein MLAFSFLVLSDYYHIIVPPGKASVMYISGCAMKLLKQGSLFFSALLFCIHPLSHLRILQQISVSFYCHYGADVMTMMIFCLAACLWLMWIHCCHMAPLSHAPVCRKVLTRSRKN; encoded by the exons ATGCTGGCCTTCTCATTTCTGGTGCTGTCAGACTACTACCACAT AATTGTGCCGCCGGGCAAAGCTAGCGTTATGTACATATCCGGTTGTGCTATGAAGTTACTGAAGCAAG GATCCTTGTTCTTCTCGGCCTTGCTTTTC TGCATTCATCCTCTGAGTCATCTGAGGATATTACAACAGATCTCAGTCTCCTTTTATTGCCACTACGGAGCtgacgtgatgacgatgatgatcttTTGTCTTGCTGCTTGTCTTTGGTTAATGTGGATTCATTGCTGTCATATGGCTCCTCTTTCACATGCACCAGTTTGCAGGAAG GTCTTAACTCGTTCTCGCAAAAATTGA
- the LOC119337665 gene encoding uncharacterized protein LOC119337665 isoform X2, with product MLAFSFLVLSDYYHIIVPPGKASVMYISGCAMKLLKQGSLFFSALLFCIHPLSHLRILQQISVSFYCHYGADVMTMMIFCLAACLWLMWIHCCHMAPLSHAPVCRS from the exons ATGCTGGCCTTCTCATTTCTGGTGCTGTCAGACTACTACCACAT AATTGTGCCGCCGGGCAAAGCTAGCGTTATGTACATATCCGGTTGTGCTATGAAGTTACTGAAGCAAG GATCCTTGTTCTTCTCGGCCTTGCTTTTC TGCATTCATCCTCTGAGTCATCTGAGGATATTACAACAGATCTCAGTCTCCTTTTATTGCCACTACGGAGCtgacgtgatgacgatgatgatcttTTGTCTTGCTGCTTGTCTTTGGTTAATGTGGATTCATTGCTGTCATATGGCTCCTCTTTCACATGCACCAGTTTGCAG GTCTTAA